A stretch of Microtus pennsylvanicus isolate mMicPen1 chromosome 5, mMicPen1.hap1, whole genome shotgun sequence DNA encodes these proteins:
- the Eif4g2 gene encoding eukaryotic translation initiation factor 4 gamma 2 isoform X1 — MLGNIKFIGELGKLDLIHESILHKCIKTLLEKKKRVQLKDMGEDLECLCQIMRTVGPRLDHERAKSLMDQYFARMCSLMLSKELPARIRFLLQDTVELREHHWVPRKAFLDNGPKTINQIRQDAVKDLGVFIPAPMAQGRNDFFLEGPFMPPRMKMDRDPLGGLADMFGQMPGSGIGTGPGVIQDRFSPTMGRHRSNQLFNGHGGHIMPPTQSQFGEMGGKFMKSQGLSQLYHNQSQGLLSQLQGQSKDMPPRFSKKGQLNADEISLRPAQSFLMNKNQVPKLQPQITMIPPSAQPPRTQTPPLGQTPQLGLKTNPPLIQEKPAKTSKKPPPSKEELLKQTEAIVTEYLNSGNANEAVNGMREMRAPKHFLPEMLSKVIILSLDRSDEDKEKASSLISLLKQEGIATSDNFMQAFLNVLEQCPKLEVDIPLVKSYLAQFAARAIISELVSISELAQPLESGTHFPLFLLCLQQLAKLQDREWLTELFQQSKVNMQKMLPEIDQNKDRMLEILEGKGLSFLFPLLKLEKELLKQIKLDPSPQTIYKWIKDNISPKLHVDKGFVNILMTSFLQYISSEVSPPSDETDSSSAPSKEQLEQEKQLLLSFKPVMQKFLHDHVDLQVSALYALQVHCYNSSFPKGMLLRFFVHFYDMEIIEEEAFLAWKEDITQEFPGKGKALFQVNQWLTWLETAEEEESEEEAD, encoded by the exons ATGTTGGGGAACATCAAATTCATTGGAGAACTTGGCAAGCTTGATCTTATTCACGAATCTATCCTTCATAAGTGCATCAAAACA cttttggaaaagaaaaagagagtccAACTCAAAGATATGGGAGAGGATTTGGAGTGCCTCTGTCAGATAATGAGGACAGTGGGACCTCGATTAGACCATGAACGAGCCAAG tcCTTAATGGATCAGTACTTTGCCAGAATGTGTTCCTTAATGTTAAGTAAGGAATTGCCAGCAAGGATTCGTTTCCTACTgcag gaTACCGTAGAGTTGCGAGAACACCATTGGGTTCCTCGCAAGGCTTTTCTTGACAATGGACCAAAGACGATCAATCAAATCCGTCAAGATGCAGTAAAA GATCTAGGAGTGTTTATTCCTGCTCCTATGGCTCAAGGGAGGAATGACTTCTTCCTGGAGGGACCGTTCATGCCGCCAAGGATGAAAATGGATAGGGACCCACTTGGGGGACTCGCTGATATGTTTGGACAAATGCCAG GTAGTGGAATTGGTACTGGTCCAGGAGTTATCCAGGATAGATTTTCACCCACGATGGGACGACATCGTTCAAATCAGCTCTTCAATGGCCATGGGGGACACATCATGCCTCCCACGCAATCGCAGTTTGGAGAGATGGGGGGCAAATTTATGAAAAGCCAG GGGCTAAGCCAGCTCTACCATAACCAGAGTCAGGGACTCTTATCCCAGCTGCAAGGACAGTCGAAGGATATGCCACCTCGGTTTTCTAAGAAAGGACAGCTTAATGCAGATGAG attAGTTTGAGGCCTGCTCAGTCGTTCCTAATGAATAAAAATCAGGTGCCAAAGCTTCAGCCCCAGATAACTATGATTCCTCCCAGTGCACAGCCACCACGCACTCAAACACCACCTCTGGGACAG ACACCACAACTTGGTCTCAAAACTAATCCACCACTTATCCAGGAAAAGCCTGCCAAGACTAGCAAAAAGCCACCACCATCAAAGGAAGAACTACTTAAACAGACT GAAGCCATTGTGACTGAATATCTGAATAGTGGAAATGCAAATGAGGCCGTCAATGGCATGAGAGAAATGAGAGCCCCGAAACACTTTCTTCCTGAGATGTTAAGCAAAGTGATCATCCTGTCACTAGATAGAAGTgatgaagataaagaaaaagcGAGCTCTTTGATCAGTTTACTCAAACAGGAAGGAATAGCCACAAGTGACAACTTCATGCAG GCTTTCCTGAATGTATTGGAGCAGTGCCCCAAACTGGAGGTTGACATCCCCTTGGTGAAATCTTATTTGGCACAGTTTGCAGCTCGTGCTATAATTTCAGAGTTGGTGAGCATTTCAGAACTAGCTCAACCACTGGAGAGTGGCAcccacttccctctcttcttaCTTTGTCTTCAACAATTAGCTAAATTACAAGATCGAGAATGGCTAACTGAACTTTTTCAACAAAGCAAGGTCAATATGCAGAAAATGCTGCCAG AAATTGATCAGAATAAAGATCGAATGTTGGAGATTCTGGAAGGAAAGGGATTGAGTTTCTTATTCCCGCTCCTTAAATTGGAGAAGGAACTATTGAAGCAAATTAAGCTGGATCCATCCCCTCAAACTAtatataaatggattaaagataACATCTCTCCCAAACTTCATGTAGATAAAGGATTTGTGAACATCTTAATGACCAG CTTCTTACAGTACATTTCTAGTGAAGTAAGCCCACCTAGTGATGAAACAGATTCTTCCTCTGCTCCTTCCAAAGAACAGTTAGAGCAGGAGAAACAACTGCTGCTCTCTTTCAAGCCAGTGATGCAGAAATTCCTTCATGATCATGTGGATCTACAGGTCAGTGCCCTGTATGCTCTGCAGGTGCACTGTTATAACAGCAGCTTCCCAAAAG gcatgttaCTTCgattttttgttcatttctatGACATGGAAATTATTGAGGAGGAAGCTTTCTTGGCTTGGAAGGAAGACATAACTCAAGAGTTTCCAGGAAAAGGCAAGGCTTTGTTCCAG GTAAATCAGTGGCTAACCTGGCTAGAAACTGCTGAAGAAGAAGAATCAGAGGAAGAAGCTGACTAA
- the Eif4g2 gene encoding eukaryotic translation initiation factor 4 gamma 2 isoform X2, translating to MLGNIKFIGELGKLDLIHESILHKCIKTLLEKKKRVQLKDMGEDLECLCQIMRTVGPRLDHERAKSLMDQYFARMCSLMLSKELPARIRFLLQDTVELREHHWVPRKAFLDNGPKTINQIRQDAVKDLGVFIPAPMAQGRNDFFLEGPFMPPRMKMDRDPLGGLADMFGQMPGSGIGTGPGVIQDRFSPTMGRHRSNQLFNGHGGHIMPPTQSQFGEMGGKFMKSQISLRPAQSFLMNKNQVPKLQPQITMIPPSAQPPRTQTPPLGQTPQLGLKTNPPLIQEKPAKTSKKPPPSKEELLKQTEAIVTEYLNSGNANEAVNGMREMRAPKHFLPEMLSKVIILSLDRSDEDKEKASSLISLLKQEGIATSDNFMQAFLNVLEQCPKLEVDIPLVKSYLAQFAARAIISELVSISELAQPLESGTHFPLFLLCLQQLAKLQDREWLTELFQQSKVNMQKMLPEIDQNKDRMLEILEGKGLSFLFPLLKLEKELLKQIKLDPSPQTIYKWIKDNISPKLHVDKGFVNILMTSFLQYISSEVSPPSDETDSSSAPSKEQLEQEKQLLLSFKPVMQKFLHDHVDLQVSALYALQVHCYNSSFPKGMLLRFFVHFYDMEIIEEEAFLAWKEDITQEFPGKGKALFQVNQWLTWLETAEEEESEEEAD from the exons ATGTTGGGGAACATCAAATTCATTGGAGAACTTGGCAAGCTTGATCTTATTCACGAATCTATCCTTCATAAGTGCATCAAAACA cttttggaaaagaaaaagagagtccAACTCAAAGATATGGGAGAGGATTTGGAGTGCCTCTGTCAGATAATGAGGACAGTGGGACCTCGATTAGACCATGAACGAGCCAAG tcCTTAATGGATCAGTACTTTGCCAGAATGTGTTCCTTAATGTTAAGTAAGGAATTGCCAGCAAGGATTCGTTTCCTACTgcag gaTACCGTAGAGTTGCGAGAACACCATTGGGTTCCTCGCAAGGCTTTTCTTGACAATGGACCAAAGACGATCAATCAAATCCGTCAAGATGCAGTAAAA GATCTAGGAGTGTTTATTCCTGCTCCTATGGCTCAAGGGAGGAATGACTTCTTCCTGGAGGGACCGTTCATGCCGCCAAGGATGAAAATGGATAGGGACCCACTTGGGGGACTCGCTGATATGTTTGGACAAATGCCAG GTAGTGGAATTGGTACTGGTCCAGGAGTTATCCAGGATAGATTTTCACCCACGATGGGACGACATCGTTCAAATCAGCTCTTCAATGGCCATGGGGGACACATCATGCCTCCCACGCAATCGCAGTTTGGAGAGATGGGGGGCAAATTTATGAAAAGCCAG attAGTTTGAGGCCTGCTCAGTCGTTCCTAATGAATAAAAATCAGGTGCCAAAGCTTCAGCCCCAGATAACTATGATTCCTCCCAGTGCACAGCCACCACGCACTCAAACACCACCTCTGGGACAG ACACCACAACTTGGTCTCAAAACTAATCCACCACTTATCCAGGAAAAGCCTGCCAAGACTAGCAAAAAGCCACCACCATCAAAGGAAGAACTACTTAAACAGACT GAAGCCATTGTGACTGAATATCTGAATAGTGGAAATGCAAATGAGGCCGTCAATGGCATGAGAGAAATGAGAGCCCCGAAACACTTTCTTCCTGAGATGTTAAGCAAAGTGATCATCCTGTCACTAGATAGAAGTgatgaagataaagaaaaagcGAGCTCTTTGATCAGTTTACTCAAACAGGAAGGAATAGCCACAAGTGACAACTTCATGCAG GCTTTCCTGAATGTATTGGAGCAGTGCCCCAAACTGGAGGTTGACATCCCCTTGGTGAAATCTTATTTGGCACAGTTTGCAGCTCGTGCTATAATTTCAGAGTTGGTGAGCATTTCAGAACTAGCTCAACCACTGGAGAGTGGCAcccacttccctctcttcttaCTTTGTCTTCAACAATTAGCTAAATTACAAGATCGAGAATGGCTAACTGAACTTTTTCAACAAAGCAAGGTCAATATGCAGAAAATGCTGCCAG AAATTGATCAGAATAAAGATCGAATGTTGGAGATTCTGGAAGGAAAGGGATTGAGTTTCTTATTCCCGCTCCTTAAATTGGAGAAGGAACTATTGAAGCAAATTAAGCTGGATCCATCCCCTCAAACTAtatataaatggattaaagataACATCTCTCCCAAACTTCATGTAGATAAAGGATTTGTGAACATCTTAATGACCAG CTTCTTACAGTACATTTCTAGTGAAGTAAGCCCACCTAGTGATGAAACAGATTCTTCCTCTGCTCCTTCCAAAGAACAGTTAGAGCAGGAGAAACAACTGCTGCTCTCTTTCAAGCCAGTGATGCAGAAATTCCTTCATGATCATGTGGATCTACAGGTCAGTGCCCTGTATGCTCTGCAGGTGCACTGTTATAACAGCAGCTTCCCAAAAG gcatgttaCTTCgattttttgttcatttctatGACATGGAAATTATTGAGGAGGAAGCTTTCTTGGCTTGGAAGGAAGACATAACTCAAGAGTTTCCAGGAAAAGGCAAGGCTTTGTTCCAG GTAAATCAGTGGCTAACCTGGCTAGAAACTGCTGAAGAAGAAGAATCAGAGGAAGAAGCTGACTAA